A genomic segment from Mastomys coucha isolate ucsf_1 unplaced genomic scaffold, UCSF_Mcou_1 pScaffold7, whole genome shotgun sequence encodes:
- the LOC116082402 gene encoding prolactin-5A1-like: MQLSLTQPCSWALLLLILSNLLLCESVASVPKCEVINGQCQLTLEHLLNRARGLSENTNRLTSEIFNEFDKEHSSAPGSWGKIPLVCYNYSLTVSDSTTEEQEIQPEVLLKVSIGMLLGWNHTLRHVAADMADMKSIPGVGTFISNVRKIAAKFTRLTRVLKEVKSLLQLARLESEKDEDYPASAGLPSLHLLTKPSRLTVYHALLGCVNYDAEKIATHVKILRCKMIHRNC; this comes from the exons atgcagctgtctttgactcagccatgctcct GGGCACTCCTGCTGCTGATATTGTCAAACCTGCTTCTGTGTGAGAGTGTGGCCTCTGTGCCCAAGTGTGAAGTAATAAATGGGCAATGCCAGCTGACTCTCGAGCACTTGCTTAATCGGGCACGTGGTCTATCTGAGAACACCAATCGCCTCACTTCAGAAATATTCAATGAGTTT GATAAAGAACACTcttctgctccaggttcctggGGCAAAATCCCCCTGGTGTGCTACAATTATTCCCTCACTGTTTCAGATAGCACAACAGAAGAGCAAGAGATTCAG CCTGAGGTCCTCTTgaaagtgtccataggtatgttgCTTGGCTGGAACCACACCCTGAGGCACGTAGCAGCAGATATGGCTGATATGAAATCAATCCCTGGTGTTGGAACTTTCATATCTAATGTCAGAAAAATAGCTGCAAAATTCACAAGACTCACAAGAGTACTAAAGGAGGTTAAGTCATTGCTCCAACTG GCTCGTCTTGAATCTGAGAAAGATGAGGACTACCCTGCCTCAGCTGGACTTCCATCATTACATCTGCTAACTAAGCCCTCTCGCCTTACTGTCTATCATGCTCTTCTGGGCTGTGTGAATTATGATGCAGAAAAGATTGCAACTCATGTGAAGATCCTGAGATGCAAAATGATCCACAGAAACTGTTAA